Part of the Faecalibacterium duncaniae genome, GCAGCCCGGTGGAAGAGCCGGGGCGCGGAAACGCTGGTGGCCCTGCAGGCGCAGAGCCCTTCCGGGCTGAAAAAGGCCGCGCAGGCCCTGCGGCAGGCGTTTTCGGCAGACCTGTACGGGGCAGGAGAGACCACTCTGCCTGCCGCCGTGGTGGAGGCGCTGGAACGGCACGATAAGCTGCTCATCTGTGCGGATGCTGCCGCCGGTGCCCTGCTGGAAGCCCGGCTCGAGAACCTGCCCGGGGCCGAGAAGGTCTTTGATTTTGGCGCGGTGAGCTATGCCAACCCCAAGACCGGCCCGCTGATCGAAAAGCGTGCCCGTGCCCGCCTGCCCAAAGACTGCACCGACCCGCTCCGGCAGGCGCTGGCCCGGGCTCAGGCTGCCCGCCGCGTGGTGGGGGCAGATCTCTCCGCCGCCTGTGCCGAGCGGGAAAGTGACTGTGTGCTGGTGCTCAGCTGCAGGAAGGGCTGCTTTCTGCGCACCGTCCCGGCGGGGGAGAACCCCGCTCTCTGGCTG contains:
- a CDS encoding CinA family protein translates to MTQQQETGCVLRLFGAQSTAVGKTVENFPPQWRAAARWKSRGAETLVALQAQSPSGLKKAAQALRQAFSADLYGAGETTLPAAVVEALERHDKLLICADAAAGALLEARLENLPGAEKVFDFGAVSYANPKTGPLIEKRARARLPKDCTDPLRQALARAQAARRVVGADLSAACAERESDCVLVLSCRKGCFLRTVPAGENPALWLLDIIRRTAANKPQAEGTGFLPARRAAKKDVLPSPQPRRHPLRRVCMTLLVLALLAALAAVGAWKYTNGNFYALPEQLRALLTEHVPRPGATLV